A genomic window from Deltaproteobacteria bacterium includes:
- a CDS encoding tRNA pseudouridine(55) synthase, with translation MKTPGVHLVHKAVGQTSFSLVQSFMEEVRAAGIRRDKLPVCHGGALDPFAEGLILLLAGQATRLMDLLHPIPKTYVATVAWGSETDNGDLLGRVVARGQGRRLTAERLDGALAEFVGWRDQVPPPTSNKRIDGERAYRKAHRGEPVELPPSRVYLHEARWLSHRLPESSTLFLVSGGGYYVRSLARDLGRATGARAHLTALRRVSVGPWEDPAPGQRIAVVGAALFPWCASVHVDAQEVKALRAGKSIPRRPVEPAQWPLPAGFPDPGPPLRALHEGTLVAMLRGRGEELAGDPVLRSPL, from the coding sequence ATGAAGACGCCGGGCGTCCATCTCGTCCACAAGGCGGTCGGTCAGACCAGTTTCTCCCTGGTGCAGTCGTTCATGGAGGAGGTCCGCGCCGCCGGCATCCGCCGGGACAAGCTGCCGGTCTGCCATGGCGGCGCTCTGGACCCGTTCGCCGAAGGGCTCATCCTGCTTCTCGCCGGCCAGGCGACGCGGCTGATGGATCTGCTGCACCCGATCCCGAAGACCTACGTGGCCACCGTCGCCTGGGGAAGCGAGACGGACAACGGCGACCTGCTCGGTCGCGTGGTGGCGCGAGGCCAGGGTCGGCGTCTCACGGCGGAGCGCCTGGACGGCGCTCTTGCAGAGTTCGTCGGATGGCGGGACCAGGTGCCTCCACCGACGAGCAACAAGCGCATCGACGGCGAGCGGGCCTACCGCAAGGCGCATCGCGGCGAGCCGGTCGAGCTGCCACCTTCGCGCGTCTACCTGCACGAGGCGCGGTGGCTGTCGCATCGGCTGCCGGAGTCGAGCACGCTCTTCCTGGTCAGCGGCGGCGGCTACTACGTGCGCTCGCTGGCCCGCGATCTCGGCCGCGCGACCGGCGCTCGCGCACACCTGACCGCGCTCCGTCGCGTCTCCGTCGGGCCCTGGGAAGATCCGGCGCCGGGCCAACGAATCGCCGTTGTCGGCGCCGCCTTGTTTCCCTGGTGCGCTTCGGTCCACGTCGACGCCCAGGAGGTGAAGGCGCTCCGAGCGGGGAAATCCATCCCCCGCCGCCCGGTGGAGCCTGCGCAATGGCCGTTGCCGGCCGGCTTTCCGGATCCCGGCCCTCCGCTTCGCGCCCTGCACGAAGGAACGTTGGTCGCCATGCTGCGCGGGCGCGGCGAAGAGCTCGCGGGGGATCCCGTGCTGCGCAGCCCGCTATAG
- a CDS encoding glycosyltransferase family 4 protein, with product MSWPRAPLLMVSSSSRTGPVEGLISLARELRGQGLDARFAGDTVRSGENLGEHLAHAGVPWETGLRLSRKVRLRDLIHDSARLAAFARERRYDVFHAAFAHDHSLALWAARRGRNPELRVIRAAQRRADVTAGALGRRLWFLRRTDGVVVHSAKYRDALLALGLDERRVAHVPAAVDAHWFSPGNARELRSQWGIPLDAPLAGIVARMKPDRGHAALLQAFAHVEREVPQAWLVIVGRGEEEAPLRALARELGLSRAVFVGYLRGPGLVQAYRALDVAVWLREGNDGGCRGVLEAMACGVPVVAGSDGAPRELVGETGRPVAAEDARSIALALGELLGDLGRARQLGRAARERALDFTPRRAAGETLAFWRRLRDLPPIAGR from the coding sequence GTGAGCTGGCCGCGTGCCCCGCTCCTCATGGTCTCGAGCTCGTCGCGGACGGGGCCCGTGGAGGGCCTGATCTCGCTGGCCCGCGAGCTGCGCGGGCAAGGCCTCGACGCACGATTTGCGGGAGACACCGTGCGATCCGGCGAGAACCTCGGGGAGCACCTCGCCCACGCCGGCGTTCCCTGGGAGACCGGGCTGCGCCTGTCGAGGAAGGTACGCCTGCGCGATCTGATCCACGATTCCGCGCGACTCGCCGCTTTCGCACGGGAACGCCGATACGACGTCTTTCACGCCGCGTTTGCGCACGACCACTCGCTCGCGTTGTGGGCAGCGCGTCGGGGGCGGAATCCCGAGCTGCGCGTCATCCGCGCCGCGCAGCGGCGGGCGGACGTGACCGCGGGCGCGCTCGGACGGCGCCTCTGGTTCCTGCGCAGGACGGACGGCGTCGTGGTCCACAGCGCGAAGTACCGGGATGCGCTGCTCGCGCTCGGGCTCGACGAGCGCCGCGTCGCGCACGTACCGGCAGCGGTCGACGCGCATTGGTTTTCGCCCGGCAACGCTCGCGAATTGCGCAGCCAATGGGGTATCCCGCTGGACGCCCCGCTCGCCGGCATCGTCGCGCGCATGAAGCCAGACCGAGGCCATGCGGCGCTGCTGCAGGCGTTCGCGCACGTCGAGCGTGAAGTGCCGCAGGCATGGCTCGTGATCGTCGGGCGCGGCGAGGAGGAGGCGCCGCTCCGGGCACTCGCGCGCGAGCTCGGGCTCTCGCGCGCCGTCTTCGTCGGGTACCTTCGCGGGCCGGGGCTGGTGCAGGCTTATCGCGCTCTCGACGTCGCGGTCTGGTTGCGCGAGGGGAACGACGGCGGCTGCCGCGGCGTGCTCGAGGCAATGGCGTGCGGTGTGCCGGTCGTCGCCGGGAGCGATGGAGCTCCGAGGGAGCTGGTGGGCGAAACAGGTCGCCCCGTCGCGGCCGAAGACGCCCGCTCGATCGCCCTCGCGCTGGGCGAGCTCCTCGGCGACCTCGGTCGGGCGCGACAGCTCGGCCGCGCGGCGCGGGAACGCGCACTGGACTTCACCCCCCGTCGGGCTGCCGGCGAGACGCTGGCCTTCTGGAGACGCCTCCGGGATCTGCCCCCGATCGCCGGCCGATGA